The stretch of DNA CTCTTACTAGTTTTGACATTTGATCCATGTCCTTACCATCAAATTTAACTAAGACATCGCCTTCTTTAAGTCCTGCTTTTTCTGCTGCACTTCCTGGCTCTACAGATGCTATATAAATACCTGTTTCAATGTTAAGGTTAGCTCCAGTGGCTTGTTTATAGTAGTCCACATCTACTCCTCTTATTCCTAGATATACTCTTTGGAACTCACCTTTTTCTATAAACTGATCTACTATAGGTTTTGCAATATTAATAGGTATCGCAAATCCAAGACCTTCTGCACTGCTTATTTTAGCAGAATTTATAGCTATTACCTGACCTTTTGAGTTAAGTAGTGGGCCTCCACTATTTCCTGGATTAATTGATGCATCTGTCTGAATCAGATTATCTATGCTTTCAGTTTCACTGATTTGTATACTTCTATTTAATCCACTTATGATACCTTGAGTTACACTTCTTTCAAATTCTAAGCCTAGAGGATTTCCTATAGCAACAGAAATATCTCCTACTTCTACAGTATCGCTATCTCCTAGCTCAGCCACTGGAAGACCTGTTTTTTCAACTTTGATAACAGCTAAGTCAAGAGCTTTTTCATTCCATAGCACCTTGGCTTCCTGCTTACTTCCATCATAAAATAGCACAGTAACTGAAGTTGCAGTTCCATCGTCGACCACATGGGAGTTTGTAAGGATATACCCTCTTTCATCTACTATTACGCCTGTACCTACGCCGCTGGTTTGCCTTGCTCCAAAGAAAAAGTCATTTTGAGTAGATACTGTTGTAATACCTACCACAGATGGCATAGCTTTTTGAACTACAGCCTTGTATATCGTTTCTGGATTGTCCCCCTCAACATTTATCGATGCCGTCTGAGGGTTGTTGTTTTGTGTATTTGGATTTATGTTTTGCATAAACGGAAGTATATTTTGAGATATAACCAGCATGGTTATTACACTCCCAAGTATCGCACCAACAAGTGCTTGAATGAATCCTGAGCCTTTTGAACTCATCATCTCATCCTCCCTATATTATAAAAATATCTGAAACACGACTTCTTTCTAAAACCATCAAATCCATATCTTTGTTTGCGTATACGCCTTGCTCCTCCATAATACTAGCAACAGTTTGATAAGCCAGCACTGGCATATTGTTTTCTTGGCTGAGGTGAGCTAAAAGTACAGCTTTAGTTCCAAGCTTTGCTAACTTTGCAGCTACATCACCTGCATCAGCATTAGAAAGATGTCCAAATTCAGACAGCACTCTTTGCTTTAGATAATATGGATAGCTACCCATTTTTAGCATCTGCTCGTCGTGATTTGATTCCAGAATCACGAGCTCACTGTGACTGATATATTCCATAACTTTATCAGTGACACAGCCTAAATCAGTAGCAATAGAAAGCTTGTTTTTGCCATCACTAATAGCAAATCCACAAGAATCAACAGCGTCATGACTAGTAGAAAATGGATTTATCTCTATATCTCCAATAGAAAAGCTTTCATAGGGAGTAAATACCCTTTTATTTTCAGGTTTAATCTTTCCTAGACAGTTTTCCATGGATTCCCAGGTTTTTATAGTTGCAAAAACAGGCACATCATATCTTCTGGATATTATACCTACCCCTTTGATATGATCTGAATGCTCATGCGTGACCATGATTCCTCCAAGAGTGCTTAAGTCTACATGGTGCTGCCTTAGGTGCTCTTCTATTTTCTTGCCACTAAGACCAGCATCGACTAGTATCTTGGTCTTAGATTTTTCTATATAGTGGCAATTTCCACTGCTTCCAGACGCAACTGATATATATCGTATACTCATAATTACTGCTCCTCATAAGGATATTTAGAACTCCAAGGCTTCTATATAGTAATATTGATTTTCTTTAGTTTTTATTCTCCAGCAAGGAAATGCAGTAGCTGTCTTTGTTTTGGCTATCGATAGGCTCTCGTACTGAGCATAGTTATATCCCAAAACCACTTCAGTGATAGTTTCATTTTCCTCCATCATGTTGCTAGCTCTCATCACAGCCTCAATAGAAGTCATAACTATTTTTTTGTTCTTACTTTCCTCTACTGGATTCATTTTGAGCATTTCAAACTCAAAGCTTTCATCAGGAAAATAAGTAAATTTCATATAGCTGTCTTCCAAAAATCTATTTTTGTAAACAGAATTGTAAACAACTACGAGATTCTCACCTTCAAATGATGCGTATTTCAAATCAAAATCCTTGCCCAAATCGTAGGTGTCAATAAATAGCTTGGTATCTGATTTTGCGTGGTCTGTGTCAAATAAAGCTAGCTTTCGTTTTGCTTTTAAAGTCAGAGTCTTATCGCCCAAAATTTCAATATTACTTTTATATTCCAAAAACCTAGATTCCAAATCTCTGAGGTCAAAGGATTGATATTCAACCTTTAATGTACCCATTTTAGGCGTTTCTTTAGGTAATTCTGTGTGTAAATTTAGGTTTTTTTGTAGTAAAAATTGCTCTAGGCTTTCATAAGATTCTTTAGTAAAATAAGAATTCTCATCAGTTCTATCAGAAAATATACTAAACATCAAAATTATATTTGTAATTGTAAAAGCGATAATAAGATAGGTTTTAGCTTTGCCCCAATCCATAATAGAGTATCTCTCCCGTATATCCATTGAAAACATACTCTTTGCCTTCTATAGTAATCTGCCATGAAGGAATGAGCATATACTGGTTATCCATAAAATATAATAATTCTATATCGTCTATTTTGTCAAACAGCTCCACTCCGTTTTTGACGTTAAACTTGGAGCTAAGTACAGAAAACTGAGTATCTAAAACCTTAAATGGTAAAAGTATAGACTGGTCCCTCGACAAATCATAAGGAAGAATACTCCTTCTTATTCCTGTAAACGAATGTACAGTATCACCTACAACTATAAGGCTTAGCTTGTATTTAGAAGCGTTTGGCATGAGTCTCAAATCATCTATCACTTCTGTAAATACTATTTTATATCCATTTTTACCTTTGACTTTAACT from Acetoanaerobium noterae encodes:
- the htrA gene encoding serine protease HtrA, with the translated sequence MSSKGSGFIQALVGAILGSVITMLVISQNILPFMQNINPNTQNNNPQTASINVEGDNPETIYKAVVQKAMPSVVGITTVSTQNDFFFGARQTSGVGTGVIVDERGYILTNSHVVDDGTATSVTVLFYDGSKQEAKVLWNEKALDLAVIKVEKTGLPVAELGDSDTVEVGDISVAIGNPLGLEFERSVTQGIISGLNRSIQISETESIDNLIQTDASINPGNSGGPLLNSKGQVIAINSAKISSAEGLGFAIPINIAKPIVDQFIEKGEFQRVYLGIRGVDVDYYKQATGANLNIETGIYIASVEPGSAAEKAGLKEGDVLVKFDGKDMDQMSKLVRELYSKRPGDSASVEVFRDGKTINVDITF
- a CDS encoding MBL fold metallo-hydrolase, whose amino-acid sequence is MSIRYISVASGSSGNCHYIEKSKTKILVDAGLSGKKIEEHLRQHHVDLSTLGGIMVTHEHSDHIKGVGIISRRYDVPVFATIKTWESMENCLGKIKPENKRVFTPYESFSIGDIEINPFSTSHDAVDSCGFAISDGKNKLSIATDLGCVTDKVMEYISHSELVILESNHDEQMLKMGSYPYYLKQRVLSEFGHLSNADAGDVAAKLAKLGTKAVLLAHLSQENNMPVLAYQTVASIMEEQGVYANKDMDLMVLERSRVSDIFII
- the yycI gene encoding two-component system regulatory protein YycI, with the protein product MDWGKAKTYLIIAFTITNIILMFSIFSDRTDENSYFTKESYESLEQFLLQKNLNLHTELPKETPKMGTLKVEYQSFDLRDLESRFLEYKSNIEILGDKTLTLKAKRKLALFDTDHAKSDTKLFIDTYDLGKDFDLKYASFEGENLVVVYNSVYKNRFLEDSYMKFTYFPDESFEFEMLKMNPVEESKNKKIVMTSIEAVMRASNMMEENETITEVVLGYNYAQYESLSIAKTKTATAFPCWRIKTKENQYYYIEALEF